The Ruminococcaceae bacterium BL-4 region ATTTCCAAACGAGCCAACCCCCTAAACTCTGACAATTTCGGTCAGAGCCTTTTTATGCTCCTTTAATTGGTAGGACAACTTTCCCTCCTATGCGCAAGAGTGCAGTGTTAAAATTGCACAATATTTTTATTAATATCTTGTTCAATTGACGGTTTTGAGTCAATTTGCATAAAATATATTGACAAACCGGTTTCATCAATATATGATGAATTTGAAAGTATGGGAGAGCAGAAAGAAGGAAGCCATGTGACAACAGGTGGAAAAAAAGTTACCATTGATCATGTTGCTTCTTTGGCGGGCGTTTCTAAGACGACCGTCTCCCGCTATCTTAACGGTCGATACGATGCTTTGTCTGACGAAACCAGGGTTCGGATTGCAAAGGTGATTCAAGACCTTAACTACCGTCCAAATCGAATTGCCCAAAGCTTAAAATCCCGCAATAGTAAAATGCTTGGTTGTCTCGTCAGTGATATTAGCAGCCCCTTTTCTTCTATTCTAGTAAAAGGAATCAACAGTGTCTGCACACAAGTTGGCTATCAGCTGCTCCTTGTAGACAGCGGTGATGATCCGGAAAGTGAACGCTGCGCGATCCAAAATCTTTTGGAAAATCAAGTGGATGGGTTGATTATCAACACCACCGGACAAAATGATTCGTATCTTTTGGAATTAAAACGAGAAAAAGTTCCTTTAGTTCTCGCTGATCGATGTCTTTCAGCACCCGGTATCATTGATACCGTTGCGACAGAGAATTACCACATTACATATAACTGCATTTCTTATTTGAAACAGCTAGGTTATGAGCAAGTTGCCTTTTTTACTCCAGGCAACGGAATGATTGCCCCTCGAATTCTCCGTTATCAAGGATTCTGTGATGCGCTGCATGAAGTATTTGGATATTCCGGTGAGGAAAACACTTATACTTTCTCCCTGGAAAAACAAACAGACTGTATCGAGAAGGTTCAGCAGTTTTGCACTAAATATCCAAAAGAACGAATTGCACTCTTTGCAGTAAACGGTGTAACGCTTTTGCGAGTCCTTAACGCTGTACAAACTTTGAAAATTTCTATTGGCGCCAATTTTGGTGTCTGTGGATTTGATAATTGGGGCTGGGCCGATCTGATTCCGCCAGGGATCACCACAATTACCCAGGATTCCAGATTGGTTGGAGAACACGCCGCTCAGCTTCTTCTTCAACGAATTGCTGGAAAAGGCCCAAAAGACCCGGTTTATGAAGAGCTTCCCAATAAACTTGAAATCCGTGGTTCCACTGTTTCTTCTTAAAAAATAAAAAAATTCTTTTTTAGATTTTTTTTTAAGTTTTATGGAACCGGTTCCATAGTGGCTTTTCAATGGTTGTTTACTGGTAACGTACCAGTCAGCATAAATCATTTATTTATGGGAGGAATACAGAATGTTCAAAAGAAAATCGATCCTTGCTCTTGCGTTGGCAGCAGGCATGACATTTAGTCTTGCAGGCTGCGGCGGAAGCTCCAGCAGTTCTTCTGCGGCAGCTTCCAGCACTGCTTCTAAAGCAGCGGCAGCTACTTCGTCCAGTGCTTCCGGCGCTGCGACCGGCACAAAGGTCGGCAAAACCGTCCTTAAGTGCTCTTTCAACCAGTCAGCTGATAACCCGGAGGCTAAGACTGTTGTTGAGATGAGTGATAAGCT contains the following coding sequences:
- a CDS encoding Transcriptional regulator KdgR, KDG operon repressor, which produces MGEQKEGSHVTTGGKKVTIDHVASLAGVSKTTVSRYLNGRYDALSDETRVRIAKVIQDLNYRPNRIAQSLKSRNSKMLGCLVSDISSPFSSILVKGINSVCTQVGYQLLLVDSGDDPESERCAIQNLLENQVDGLIINTTGQNDSYLLELKREKVPLVLADRCLSAPGIIDTVATENYHITYNCISYLKQLGYEQVAFFTPGNGMIAPRILRYQGFCDALHEVFGYSGEENTYTFSLEKQTDCIEKVQQFCTKYPKERIALFAVNGVTLLRVLNAVQTLKISIGANFGVCGFDNWGWADLIPPGITTITQDSRLVGEHAAQLLLQRIAGKGPKDPVYEELPNKLEIRGSTVSS